The sequence AGGAGATTGAACCCAAACGCAGACTGACAACAGCTTTAATAGAATCAGAGCTCTTTATTCCAAAAATGCAGGGGTCTCGGACCAAAGTCTCTCGCTCCGAGGTCGGGAGGGAAGCTCGACCGAACactcaaaaaaaaggaaaaacagttAAAGTTGGCTCCTCACTCAAGTGACCACGACCGTGTCTCTACACTGagcgaaaacaaaacaaagtacagGTTACGGAGTAACGACGGGAAGAAAAATTCACAGGGCGAGTGGACGTACGGACTGGCTTCGGGTTGGTAAACCAACGACCTGACAGTGAGCAAGAGCAGGACCGGGGTatttaagccagctggagatgatcaggtgagatgcgctccagctggctcttctggagggaggcgtggcagtgggcggagttcggaggagggaaactgcGGGGTGAGacgaaaacataaacaaaagcacatggcacaacgacaacacacatgaggagaggaggtaagGGGACAACAGAGGAGAAAAACAGCAGGGGCAGACAGAGATCCTAACACTTTCATCATGAAACAGGTCCATCATCCTTGCACCAGGAATAGGTATATTCCAAATACAAGCGCATCAATTGAAAGAAGCAACATCTGTGTGTTGGACTTGCATTAAACATAGATCACCTGTTTTATATCTCCAGGTAGCAACACAGGTATTGGGAAAACTACAGCCATAGATCTGGCCAAAAGAGGAGCCAGAGTGATTCTGGCCTGCCGCAGCAAGCAGAGAGGGGAGGCTGCTCTTGAGGAAGTCAAGAAGGCGAGTAGACATCTACCATGCTCTGCGTGTTCCACCAAGAGAAGGCTTTCTGTCATGCAAGCTGAGAGTTACTTGCTTCTAATGATATATTGAGGCAATAAAAGGTGTTTCGAGAACATGGGAGTAATTGCAACCACGAGAAGGCTTAAGCACACAGTCATAACTGGACATGCACACATGTTACGCTGTTTGCTGCAGTCAAAAGGGAGATTAGCtgtggacagacacagaggagttcactcactcacagatgcacccacgcaggcacacacacgaCCTGCTATAATCAGCTTCTCATTCAGTGGAAATACGGCTTGATTTGTCCCACAGGAGAGTGGCAGTAATCAGGTGGTGTTCATGCCGTTGGATCTGGGGAGTCTCAAGTCTGTCCGTAGCTTTGCTGAAACCTTCCTGAAGTCTGAACCCAGACTGGACATTCTCATCAACAATGCAGGTTAGATTGTTCAGATATTTCTATTATTCCTAAGGAACCACAAACAGTTGTTCCAAACAATTTTGAGGTATTCACTGTCAGTTTTACATTGATGTAAAGTTGTTCAGATCATAAAACTTTTGGCTCGTTTACAACATGATCTTATCaccatttgtgtttttttaaatatgaaactcTCAAGGAATCATTATACTCTTCCACAGATTATTGAATAGTTTAAAGCCTTGCTTGGTTTGCCATTGTCTGGAAACAGGATTAAGCTTTCTCCATGTTTTTGCTTTAGGTATTTTCCTTCAGGGTCGAACAGAGGACGGTCTGGGGATGATGTTTGGCGTCAACCACATTGGTCACTTCCTATTAACAAACCTATTGCTGGACCGGCTGAAGGAGTGTGAACCTAGCAGAGTGGTTATCCTGTCGTCTATGGCACACAACTTTGGAAAAATAGATTTTGACTGCCTGAACTCCCATAAAGCCCTGGGACTGGGGAACTCTGCCATGGAGGTTTTTCAGGTCTACTCCGATAGCAAGCTGTGCAACGTACTCTTCACCCATGAGCTGGCCAAGAAACTGCAGGGAACCAAGGTCACCAGCTACTGCCTCCATCCGGGTCAGTCCACAACCTTTTTTTCGTTACGGACAGGTTTGGTGTCAGACagtattttcacggaccggccttCAAGTTGTGGCAGATCAATATGATGAAATAAAATGATACGACCGGCATTGAAACAAATCTAAAAATCTAACTCACCATTACACTGAATTATCATTACATATAATGCATGAGAATTACCtgactcgtcttcttcttctgtctcctcattgGGCCTTTTCCCCTTTCCAAAGAAGCTCTTTGAAGATGTCTGTTTTTCATATATTCTTGCATGCGTGTTAATTTATGGGGTAAAGTATAACGTGACCAAGACGAGCGCACAGACGAATGTATctggtgatttaaaaaaaagaaaaaaagattgattAGCAGATCTTGATAatcaatcaaatatatatttttttgaaatatCTTTCTGTGCGGTCTGGGACTAAAGGACCCACAGACTGGTACCGGTCCGCAGCCCGGTGGTTGAAGGCCGCTGGTCTAAAcaacatgaaaacaaaatgaatagTTATTTTTACAATAACCGCTGATGATCAGGCAACTAAACTACATTACTATGTTTTCACAGGAGCAATCAACACTGAGCTGGCAAGGAACACACCCTCAATAATGCAAATGTTCCTGAAGCCTGTGACCGCCTTTTTCTTCAAAGACAGCATTCAGGGAGCCCAGACCACCCTGCACTGTGCTGTCGAGGAGGGGATCGAACCTCTCAACGGACGTTACTTCTCCAACTGCACTGTGAGAGAAGTCTATGCTAAGGCCAAGGATGACGCTGCAGCAAAGAAGCTGTGGGAGCTCAGTGAGAGACTCTCTGGTCTTGCATGAAAAGGTTTCCATGAACATCATGATATTGGGTTGTTATTGTTCTGTTAAACATGAATTATTATGTTATGAAATACAATTTTATAACATAAGAACATGGGCTAGCAGGCAATTATAGGTAAGAAATGTAATATAAAGGCTTGCCAGTCTCTTGGACTTGCCATGACAATAGTTTTTTCCAGCGGTGCTGAAGAATCTGTCGGAGAATAGTTTGCATGTTATATGCATAAGGTGTGTAATCAAGGATACGGTAATAATTGAATTTGTAACAGCTtgttaaaatgtcagaaatCCCCTGAATTTAATTAGTTGTATTAGGATGATTGGtggcaaatataaataaaaacattattctaaaaaacttgttttaaatcattcaattcaattcaatttatttagtatagcccaaaatcacactttacaaatttgcctcaaagggctttacaatctgtacacatacgacatccctgtccaaggacctcacatcggattaggaaaaaCTTCCCAAAAACCTAGAAATAACCCATCATCAATAAGCTCATGAGCTTCAGCTGGCCAGCAGCAATTGTTCTAACAGCCCTGTTTACTTTTTGGTTTGACCTACTTCAGAAACGGTCTACCAGCAAAACCAGTCTACTACCGACAGCCACAGTCTATTCAGACCACCACATTCTTTTACAGATGCCAATGTCTCCAGCAGACACAAAGTCTTCTCTGCACCACTACAGTCTGCTACAGACAGTGCCATGGATCTAAGAAATAACCAGAGAAACAGGGTGTGCAGCCTTTTAGGACCGTCCAGGACCTCCCACAAAGAGACATCATCTGAAATTGTCTCTCATGTTAACAATGAGATCTACAGTACAATCTGACGATGCAGCTGAGTGACCGAGAGGAATTAGAGCAGGTCCCTAGCAAATAGTTTTCTAAGTCTACATGCGTTACATGTGAATACAAAATGTCACACATCCAGGGGAAACACACTGCTTTGGCTgctatttttaaacatttaaaggggGAACTATTAAGGCAATTTTAGGCGGCTaagacaaaaaaacatattcaataTTTATGTTCATCAGGGGGCTGTCCCAAGGCAAACCTCAACCATCCCTAACTATTAGTGCACTCAAAGatatgactcattggatgaactcaattaaattgttggcaggttttccatccaataattatatgcaactccaactcaaatttagcacatcagtgcaataaaatgtaattaagtttgtccaactcatttgtatcaaatacatctcaaataaaataacgatattcattaaattaaattaatttgtgtttgtccaactcaaaatataaactaactaactaacaaaatatgcaaactccacacagaaggaacgccccaactgggaattgaacccacggacctctggctttgaggcgaaagtgctagccactacaccaccgtacagccctgaaagtctcttcacctcatgtaaacaactgattttcagctggcgcaggCGCAAAGgatagtcctcaatgaaacacattcatttttagttgatatgcacaccatctaacctaaataaatctaataaatgaaagtattcatacattttgtgttacacctataaaatataaatatctatttttgtaattgatttatttaaatgtatcaaacaatatttaaatgtgtcacctcgaagaagggcttgaatcgtttttgtgagtgtaacctaaataaatctaataaatgaaagtattcatacattttgtgttacacccattcaatataaatatcttcgttttgtaattgatttatttaaatgtatcaaacaatatttaaatgtgtcacctctaagaagggcttgaatcgtttttttgagtgtgttaTCTAATATGAAAGTctgaagtctactcttaaatgtgcTGAGTGTATCTGCCACCCTTACTGAATGTGGAAACTGGATCCAAATAAGAGGGGCATTTCATTTTAAGATTCTAGGAACCACAGGTAGCCCTATATTCAgagagcgtagctctctagtgaggtAATATGGTATTATAAGCTCTCtatagtggggtaatatgttaCTAAATGCTAAATGGACCTATTCTTTATCTATTCATATACTGATTAGAAGGGCtgaggttccacctgcacatcagcagtaactaacattcatacacactcacacatcatACACAGCTATGGGAGCAATTTGTTTAGGCTCATGTGTCTTGCCGAAGGACACATCGATATGGGCTTGTGGATCGAACTGCTGAtcttctgattgaaggacggctctgctcaccactgagcaaCAGTTGCTCTCTAGtgaggtaatatggtactatgagCTTTCTAGGGGGGAATATGGCACTATAAGCTCTTAGGTGGGTTAATATGGTACTATCAAGTCCTTAAGAAATTATGGTGCATCAACAATTAAGGCTTTGTAGTTGAGTAGAAGGATTTTATTGAGTGttttctgataatattgcctAAAGGAAGCACATATGAGGTGAATAAAATTGGCCCAAGCAAAGAGCCATGTCAAACTTTGTGACTAATgttgccagccacgtattgccctcctcgccggtctgatacggatccgtattgccctcttatgtcattttcaaaatgagcgatattgatagacatcaacagccaagaggaaattcataagcagcgaaaatgtgttattgaaaatgAGACTAGAAACTCTAGTTTGAATCACTTGtgatgttactttactgtaaattaaaactattttagctgagcCATGTTGTCCATTTTCTACAAGATTGATTGTtataagactggaacagacaaacaaagagatacataacacataaaacaatgaggcataaggatagcatgacacagagtgctagcattgttagcatagtttagctgctacTTTatagctgtgaattctcgtgacatttctaaacatactttcaacatactttcgaaattgtctaaacaTATAACACAAAGAAGATGCCTGCATGTatatatctccctctctctgttcattaaacatgacatcagtaaacagccggacaaggctttgaaatcacggatttcgggagcccaaataaaagaaaaaaatatttttccattttaCTTGTAGGCATTATTTATCAATCTAGATTGTTTAGGTGTGAGTTGTGTCTCTTAGATATCGTCCATAGAGGTGTCTGTCTTCTCTCCAATATAATGCAACTAgattaaaatattataaatgtattaacaGGCCCTCGACTTGTGGTCGAGGGCCTggtaatacatttataatattttaatggGCAATAGTATGTAGTGTACAAAGTAATATAGCATAGTAATAACAAAGTGTGCTTTCTTAGTAATTGGAATAAGCCAAATGTGTAACTTCTAGCATAGTATTAtcatattatgacaatattatcatatttataatatacaaaaaatgaaaatgtcactCACTGCTGGATGTATAAAGAGCGAATTATCTGTTTACAATATCACAATATTTAAAAGGTGGAGATATGTTAATATAGGTTTCACAAATTCTGCTACCGCTAAGCGAAAACTTCAAGTGACGTTTCTGCTGCTTTCAGTGCACTTAAAACTCAGGTTAGTGCTTACAACAATGTTAAATTGGAGGCCCCATTGATAATTGTGGTACATTAGAGGccttttaatacattaaatatatgtatactatgTATAGATCTGAATTGTCTGTTAAACATGTGTTGATTGTGTCCAAAATGCAGATATTCTACAAGTattattgtttttgtcaaagAATTGAGGCAGATTTCATGGttctaaaatgtgtgtgttctgtaggAGTAAAGGGTTGAATCCACCAAGTCTGGCTTATGATACAATGAATATAATAACCTTTAATTTAACCATTATGTTCATTCAGAGCCAGATTATGATCAAAGGTGAGTTTAGAATGTGAAGCTGTGAAATGGAACCATAGAACGGAATGTAGAACGCCCAAGCTGGAGGCCCCCAATGTTGGTGATCAGACCcttcagaaacacagagagagcaaCAACCTTTTACCTGAACCTCCAAACCTTCACTCTTGAACTTTGAATCTTCAACCAACTCACATCCGTCCGAACTTGTGATATACACGCATTTATTTCCAACATTTGCCGGAGAAAATCCCAACAAATCCAAGTGACGACATCTGCCAAACTCGGTGAGTACCTTGTTCTCGTATCATAATCTTCATCGAATTATTACcattgtagcgttacattgtcACTAAATGT comes from Pseudoliparis swirei isolate HS2019 ecotype Mariana Trench chromosome 20, NWPU_hadal_v1, whole genome shotgun sequence and encodes:
- the LOC130210572 gene encoding dehydrogenase/reductase SDR family member 13-like, yielding MSTLLLVVGVVVGLAYIFRHVVVKGKRCTSKTKLHGKTVIVTGSNTGIGKTTAIDLAKRGARVILACRSKQRGEAALEEVKKESGSNQVVFMPLDLGSLKSVRSFAETFLKSEPRLDILINNAGIFLQGRTEDGLGMMFGVNHIGHFLLTNLLLDRLKECEPSRVVILSSMAHNFGKIDFDCLNSHKALGLGNSAMEVFQVYSDSKLCNVLFTHELAKKLQGTKVTSYCLHPGAINTELARNTPSIMQMFLKPVTAFFFKDSIQGAQTTLHCAVEEGIEPLNGRYFSNCTVREVYAKAKDDAAAKKLWELSERLSGLA